In Romboutsia lituseburensis, a genomic segment contains:
- a CDS encoding TetR/AcrR family transcriptional regulator — protein MQCYRKVFVMKKLTKRQKQAIATKLRITQVATRLFKLNGFDSVKVQDICQAAEISTGAFYHHFKSKAEIINTAYEQVDILVMDRLETKSFCSNLDKLLFLLGEGANMMEELGWVFVSEIYKNLLSIDGKYSTKPDRYIALEVKSIVEDSIKSGELDSSISSLDLTIIIMRISRGTIFDWCLNDGSYNLKSTMEFELNLVLSNFKTEKPYGNSR, from the coding sequence TTGCAGTGCTATAGAAAGGTATTTGTCATGAAAAAATTAACTAAGAGACAAAAACAAGCTATTGCAACCAAACTTAGAATTACACAAGTAGCAACTAGACTTTTTAAGTTAAATGGCTTTGATAGCGTGAAAGTTCAAGACATCTGCCAAGCTGCAGAGATTTCAACAGGAGCTTTTTATCATCATTTCAAATCAAAAGCAGAAATAATTAATACAGCTTATGAGCAAGTTGATATTCTAGTAATGGATAGACTTGAAACAAAAAGCTTTTGTTCAAATCTTGATAAATTATTATTTTTATTAGGTGAGGGTGCTAATATGATGGAGGAACTTGGCTGGGTATTTGTAAGTGAGATATATAAAAATTTACTTTCAATAGATGGAAAGTATTCTACTAAACCTGACCGTTATATTGCATTAGAAGTTAAATCCATTGTAGAAGATTCCATAAAAAGTGGTGAGTTAGATAGCTCTATTTCTTCACTAGATTTGACTATAATAATTATGAGAATATCTAGAGGTACTATATTTGACTGGTGTCTGAATGATGGAAGTTATAATCTTAAATCTACAATGGAATTTGAATTAAACTTAGTTCTTTCTAATTTTAAAACTGAAAAACCATATGGAAATAGTCGCTAA
- the hypB gene encoding hydrogenase nickel incorporation protein HypB — protein MEKYKVIEIKESVFENNDKQANLLREDLKKEKTFLLNLMSSPGSGKTTTVLRTIETLKDEMKIGIMEADIDSDVDANTVSKTGAKVIQLHTGGMCHLDADMTKQGLVELGTEDLDFVILENVGNLVCPAEFDTGSSKNTMILSIPEGHDKPLKYPLMFSIVDVVLINKIDAIEYFDFDLDLVKEYIKKLNPNIKVIAISAKTGEGMDEWADWIRKEIRVWNQ, from the coding sequence ATGGAGAAATATAAAGTAATTGAAATAAAGGAAAGTGTTTTTGAAAATAATGATAAACAAGCAAATTTGCTTAGAGAAGATTTAAAAAAAGAGAAAACTTTTTTATTAAATTTAATGTCTTCTCCAGGATCAGGTAAGACTACAACCGTGTTAAGAACTATTGAGACATTAAAAGATGAAATGAAAATAGGGATTATGGAAGCAGATATAGACTCCGATGTTGATGCTAATACTGTTTCAAAAACAGGAGCAAAAGTAATACAGTTACATACAGGTGGGATGTGCCATTTAGATGCAGATATGACCAAGCAAGGTTTAGTAGAACTTGGAACAGAGGATTTAGACTTTGTAATATTAGAAAATGTGGGGAATTTAGTATGTCCAGCAGAATTTGATACTGGTTCTTCAAAAAACACTATGATACTTAGTATACCTGAGGGTCATGATAAACCTCTTAAATATCCATTAATGTTTTCCATAGTGGATGTAGTTTTAATAAATAAAATTGATGCTATAGAGTATTTTGACTTTGATTTAGACTTAGTTAAAGAATATATTAAAAAACTAAATCCAAATATAAAAGTTATAGCGATATCAGCGAAAACTGGTGAAGGTATGGATGAATGGGCCGATTGGATAAGAAAAGAAATAAGAGTATGGAATCAGTAA
- a CDS encoding DUF5692 family protein: MFLFESQPITNWLMLFLVFILLIILNEIGRRYKWGWVALFIVLPIILTLFVWPNTTNGTSVNDWFHYAKVYSALAGCIGFWLIRHLKDATSHRWVLYFPPLILAINILEAVSRDFQIGSLGLTKEVFEGIMLYSGSWNYLNGIAGILNIITITGWAGICISKDKSKDMLWPDMCWFWIIAYDIWNFAYTYNCLGDHAWYCGIALLIAPTVTAFTLKKGAWLQHRAQTLALWCMFAMTCPSFIDESQFAVKSTQNPTALFILSLIALLANVALFVYMIYKIRKTKLNPYKGELYTDLKCYEEVKAFAE; encoded by the coding sequence ATGTTTTTATTTGAATCACAGCCAATTACTAATTGGCTTATGCTATTTTTAGTATTCATTTTATTAATTATATTAAACGAAATTGGACGCCGTTATAAATGGGGTTGGGTTGCACTATTTATAGTATTACCAATAATTCTTACATTATTTGTATGGCCTAATACTACTAACGGTACTAGTGTAAATGACTGGTTTCACTACGCAAAAGTTTATTCTGCTTTAGCAGGATGTATAGGTTTTTGGCTAATACGCCACTTAAAAGACGCTACTAGTCATAGATGGGTTTTATATTTTCCTCCACTAATTCTTGCAATTAATATTCTTGAGGCTGTTTCTCGTGATTTTCAAATTGGATCCCTAGGCCTTACAAAAGAAGTATTTGAAGGAATAATGTTGTATAGTGGTTCTTGGAATTACTTAAATGGTATTGCAGGTATCTTAAATATAATTACAATCACAGGTTGGGCGGGAATTTGTATTAGCAAAGATAAAAGCAAAGATATGTTATGGCCAGACATGTGCTGGTTCTGGATTATCGCTTATGATATTTGGAACTTTGCATATACTTATAACTGTTTAGGGGATCATGCTTGGTACTGTGGCATTGCATTACTAATCGCACCAACTGTAACTGCCTTTACTCTTAAAAAAGGTGCTTGGTTACAGCATCGTGCACAAACACTTGCTCTTTGGTGTATGTTTGCAATGACATGCCCTTCATTCATTGATGAATCACAATTTGCTGTTAAATCAACACAAAATCCAACTGCATTATTTATTTTAAGTTTAATTGCACTTCTTGCTAATGTAGCATTATTTGTTTATATGATCTACAAAATAAGAAAAACAAAACTCAATCCATATAAAGGTGAGCTTTATACAGATCTTAAGTGCTATGAAGAAGTAAAAGCATTTGCTGAATAA
- a CDS encoding phospho-sugar mutase yields MEYMKKYEEWINKPYFDEKTKQELEALKDDKKEIEDRFYKDLEFGTAGLRGVIAAGTNRINIYTVRRATFGLANYIIKNTTEEEKNRGVVIAHDNRHMSREFCMEAANTLAACGIKAYIFDNLRTTPELSFAVRNLNAIAGIVITASHNPTEYNGYKVYWKDGAQVMPHIANDITDEINEIHDYSTIPTLTEENKQLVIMLDEKQDTEFIEAVKSQVIRKELIKEVGKDFKIVFTPLCGTGNVPIKRALKEVGFENVAVVKEEEMPDPNFAGIDYPNPEDKKALTRGIDLAKEVGANLVIATDPDCDRVGVAVKTTSGEYALLTGNQIGGMLTNYIIEGLKENNKLKDSSALIKTIVTSEFGADIAKANNVEVLNVLTGFKFIGEKIKSFEQNNEKTYMFGYEESYGYLVGTHARDKDGVVAAVLIGEMAAYYYSKGLSLYEGLIELYKKYGFFKEETISLTLKGIEGIAKIKDIIDYFRENGIDNVNKVKVVDTKDYAKGIDGLPKAEVLKYFLEDGSWIAVRPSGTEPKLKFYVAVKGENEKMANEKITAIKTYINNTIDKLM; encoded by the coding sequence ATGGAGTACATGAAAAAGTATGAAGAGTGGATAAATAAGCCTTATTTCGATGAAAAAACAAAACAAGAACTTGAAGCGTTAAAAGATGATAAAAAAGAAATAGAAGATAGATTTTATAAGGATTTAGAGTTTGGGACAGCTGGACTTAGAGGAGTTATAGCAGCTGGAACAAATAGAATAAATATATATACAGTAAGAAGAGCAACTTTTGGACTTGCAAACTACATAATAAAAAACACAACAGAAGAAGAAAAAAATAGAGGGGTAGTCATAGCACATGACAATAGACATATGTCTAGAGAGTTTTGTATGGAAGCTGCAAACACATTAGCAGCATGTGGCATAAAAGCATACATATTCGATAACTTAAGAACTACGCCAGAACTATCTTTTGCGGTTAGAAACTTAAATGCAATAGCTGGTATCGTAATAACAGCAAGTCACAATCCAACAGAATACAACGGATACAAAGTATACTGGAAAGATGGCGCACAAGTAATGCCTCATATAGCAAATGATATAACAGATGAAATAAATGAAATACATGATTACAGCACAATACCAACATTAACTGAAGAAAATAAACAATTAGTTATAATGTTAGACGAAAAACAAGATACAGAATTTATAGAAGCTGTTAAATCGCAAGTAATAAGAAAAGAATTAATAAAAGAAGTTGGAAAAGATTTTAAAATAGTGTTTACTCCACTTTGCGGAACTGGAAATGTTCCAATAAAAAGAGCATTAAAAGAAGTTGGATTTGAAAATGTAGCTGTGGTTAAGGAAGAAGAAATGCCAGATCCAAACTTTGCAGGTATAGACTATCCTAATCCAGAAGATAAAAAAGCTTTAACTAGAGGCATAGATCTTGCTAAAGAAGTAGGTGCTAATTTAGTTATAGCAACTGATCCAGACTGTGATAGAGTTGGAGTTGCAGTTAAAACTACAAGTGGAGAATATGCATTATTAACAGGAAACCAGATAGGTGGAATGTTAACTAACTATATAATAGAAGGACTTAAAGAGAATAATAAACTTAAAGATAGCTCTGCATTAATAAAAACTATAGTTACATCTGAATTTGGTGCAGATATAGCTAAAGCTAATAATGTAGAGGTACTAAATGTACTTACAGGATTTAAGTTTATCGGAGAAAAAATAAAATCATTTGAACAAAATAATGAAAAAACATATATGTTTGGATATGAAGAAAGTTATGGATACTTAGTAGGAACTCATGCAAGAGATAAAGATGGCGTTGTTGCTGCAGTTTTAATAGGTGAAATGGCAGCTTACTATTACTCTAAGGGACTTAGCTTATATGAAGGATTAATAGAATTATATAAAAAATATGGATTCTTTAAAGAAGAAACTATATCTTTAACACTAAAAGGAATAGAGGGTATAGCTAAAATAAAAGATATAATAGATTACTTTAGAGAAAATGGTATAGATAATGTAAATAAAGTAAAAGTTGTAGACACAAAAGATTATGCTAAAGGAATTGATGGTCTTCCTAAAGCTGAAGTATTAAAATATTTCTTAGAAGATGGATCATGGATAGCAGTAAGACCTTCAGGTACAGAACCAAAGCTAAAGTTTTATGTAGCAGTTAAAGGTGAAAATGAAAAAATGGCAAATGAAAAAATCACAGCAATAAAAACTTATATAAATAATACAATAGATAAGCTAATGTAG
- a CDS encoding 3D domain-containing protein, with amino-acid sequence MKERRSIIVGVISVCILMVMLVGYFTLQKDKICLVVKGKETTVSTFKKTVKDLLYEKEIAYDKDDEITPSLDTKLKDKMNIKVVEVKKTKQTEYKDIPFEVKLVDDKELKKGTTKVTQEGENGKKELVYELTYKDGKLDEKKLAKESVSKEPLEQIVKKGTKEQSVSVSRGGSNSRQMRVVATAYAGDGITSTGTVPRWGTIAVDPSVIPYGSKVYIPQFGMTFRAEDCGGAIKGNRIDIFMGSESQAYSWGRKPIDIYVSR; translated from the coding sequence ATGAAAGAAAGGCGATCAATAATAGTTGGTGTAATAAGTGTATGTATATTAATGGTTATGTTAGTTGGATATTTCACTCTACAAAAAGATAAAATATGTTTAGTAGTTAAAGGAAAAGAAACAACAGTATCAACTTTCAAAAAAACTGTGAAAGACTTATTATATGAGAAAGAAATAGCTTATGATAAAGATGATGAGATAACGCCTAGCTTAGATACTAAGTTAAAAGATAAAATGAATATAAAAGTAGTTGAAGTAAAGAAAACAAAACAAACAGAATACAAAGATATACCGTTTGAAGTTAAGTTAGTAGATGATAAAGAGTTAAAAAAGGGGACAACCAAGGTTACACAAGAAGGTGAAAATGGTAAAAAAGAATTAGTATATGAGCTTACATATAAAGATGGTAAACTTGATGAAAAAAAATTAGCTAAAGAATCAGTGTCAAAAGAACCATTAGAACAAATAGTTAAAAAAGGTACAAAGGAACAATCAGTATCTGTGTCAAGGGGAGGATCAAATTCAAGACAAATGAGAGTTGTTGCAACAGCTTATGCAGGGGACGGAATAACATCAACAGGAACAGTTCCAAGATGGGGAACAATAGCAGTGGATCCTAGTGTAATACCATATGGTTCAAAAGTTTATATACCTCAATTTGGTATGACATTTAGAGCAGAAGACTGTGGAGGTGCAATCAAAGGAAATAGAATAGATATATTTATGGGAAGTGAAAGTCAAGCATATAGCTGGGGAAGAAAACCAATAGACATATATGTAAGCAGATAG
- a CDS encoding YihY/virulence factor BrkB family protein — MKADRYSIINYFKESNYSDINSKAAEMSFYLLLSFFPFLMFTISSIVYIPILHLNRYIEILKNMMPESAFDLAYSIINSAIANKSSSFIIMSFFLTVWTSSRAVRAIIRGANKSYNVKETRSYIKVFIIAFLFTIGLLLLIFSSMIFLVYGEKIGYFIFGFIGLDKIFMDVWNICRYTIGVSTIVIILISLYKYTPNKKISLKEATPGAIVATLGWIIVSFSYSYYSNYYANYEMIYGSIGGIIVLMTWLYLSSWAILIGCEVNARLYCYKNKKKIVNI; from the coding sequence ATGAAAGCAGACAGGTACAGCATCATAAATTATTTTAAAGAATCTAATTATAGTGATATAAATTCAAAAGCAGCAGAAATGTCTTTTTACTTGTTATTATCCTTTTTTCCTTTTTTAATGTTTACTATAAGTAGTATAGTGTATATTCCTATACTTCATCTTAATAGATATATAGAAATTTTAAAAAATATGATGCCAGAAAGTGCGTTTGACCTAGCTTACTCTATAATTAACTCTGCAATTGCCAATAAAAGCTCAAGCTTTATAATAATGAGTTTTTTTCTAACGGTATGGACATCTTCTAGAGCTGTTAGAGCAATTATAAGAGGTGCAAATAAGTCTTATAATGTAAAAGAAACAAGATCTTATATAAAAGTATTTATAATAGCATTTTTATTTACAATAGGTCTTTTATTATTAATTTTTTCATCAATGATATTTTTAGTATATGGAGAGAAAATAGGCTATTTTATATTTGGATTTATAGGATTAGATAAAATATTTATGGATGTGTGGAATATTTGCAGATATACCATAGGTGTATCTACTATCGTTATCATATTAATAAGTTTATACAAATACACACCAAATAAAAAAATAAGTTTAAAGGAAGCAACACCTGGAGCAATAGTTGCAACACTAGGGTGGATAATTGTGTCATTTTCTTATTCTTACTATTCTAATTACTATGCAAACTATGAAATGATATATGGCAGTATAGGTGGAATAATTGTCTTAATGACATGGCTTTATCTAAGTAGCTGGGCTATATTAATAGGATGTGAAGTTAATGCTAGACTTTACTGTTATAAAAATAAGAAAAAAATAGTAAATATATAA
- a CDS encoding glycosyltransferase family A protein translates to MNKKIIVSIVFNTLNFDQVLKNDQIISPRLTKEWIDYRMEIFMKYTCKSLINQSNQSFTAIVHYEQSTENLVMDALSNYEPLPNNIIFTCLPGHDINNLISNYEYVYITRIDSDDVYHPKFIQQLLDFKDNSVECIINQKGYVYDVSNNKLGIWEAQSPPFYTLVYNVEDYYRGKRYKLPNGHPDAIRLKHYILDKYNFMVIVHGKNTSTKFENKFNKKTINCENEKNKILKEFNI, encoded by the coding sequence ATGAATAAAAAAATAATAGTAAGTATAGTTTTTAATACATTAAATTTTGATCAAGTATTAAAGAATGATCAAATTATATCTCCTAGGCTTACTAAAGAATGGATAGATTATAGAATGGAGATATTTATGAAATATACATGTAAAAGTTTAATAAATCAGAGTAATCAATCTTTTACGGCAATAGTCCATTATGAGCAATCAACTGAAAATCTAGTTATGGATGCTTTGTCAAATTATGAGCCTTTACCAAATAATATAATATTTACATGTTTACCAGGTCATGATATTAATAATTTAATTTCAAATTATGAATACGTTTATATAACAAGAATAGATAGTGATGATGTCTACCATCCTAAATTTATTCAGCAGCTATTGGATTTTAAAGATAATTCTGTTGAATGTATAATAAATCAAAAGGGATATGTATATGATGTATCAAACAATAAATTAGGAATATGGGAAGCTCAATCTCCACCATTTTATACATTAGTTTACAATGTAGAAGATTACTATAGAGGAAAAAGATATAAATTACCCAATGGTCACCCAGATGCTATAAGATTAAAACATTATATATTGGATAAATATAACTTTATGGTCATAGTTCATGGAAAAAATACTTCAACAAAGTTTGAAAATAAATTTAATAAGAAAACAATAAATTGTGAAAATGAAAAAAATAAAATTTTGAAGGAATTTAATATATAG